One window of Novosphingobium sp. P6W genomic DNA carries:
- a CDS encoding outer membrane protein has translation MKKFVTAAAAAALFAVPAAANAQAFVQAETGLDVISVQGESDEGLSYGVTAGYDMPLSGGMFVGVQGTVADSTTKECVTAGTERACIKTGRDLSALVRLGTTVGEKSKLYVLGGYTNARIRATYTDGTDRFSEGANGDGFRLGAGAQYDLSEQLFVKAEYRYSNYESDFSRHNALIALGAKF, from the coding sequence ATGAAGAAGTTCGTCACCGCAGCGGCCGCCGCCGCGCTGTTCGCCGTTCCGGCTGCCGCCAACGCACAGGCTTTCGTTCAGGCCGAAACCGGCCTCGACGTGATCTCGGTGCAGGGCGAGTCCGACGAAGGCCTCAGCTACGGCGTGACTGCCGGTTACGACATGCCGCTGTCGGGCGGGATGTTCGTTGGCGTGCAGGGGACCGTCGCCGACAGCACCACCAAGGAGTGCGTCACTGCCGGCACCGAGCGCGCCTGCATCAAGACCGGCCGTGATCTTTCGGCCCTCGTGCGTCTGGGCACCACCGTTGGCGAGAAGAGCAAGCTCTACGTCCTTGGCGGCTACACCAATGCCCGTATCCGCGCCACCTACACCGACGGCACCGACCGCTTCAGCGAAGGCGCGAACGGCGACGGCTTCCGTCTCGGCGCGGGCGCCCAGTACGACCTGAGCGAGCAGCTCTTCGTGAAGGCTGAGTACCGTTACTCGAACTACGAATCCGACTTCAGCCGCCATAACGCGCTCATCGCGCTGGGCGCGAAGTTCTGA
- a CDS encoding MlaD family protein, whose protein sequence is METRANHVWVGAVTLVLLAALAVFVIWIARLNEGSQNEYDIFFKQSVDGLAKGSEVSYAGVPAGQVTRIELWPQDPSFVRVRVKVDEKVPITIGTTATVQGSFTGVSDIQLAGAVKGAPLITEPGPEGVPVIPTKPGGFGEILSNAPLLMERLATLTENLNQMLSEDNRKSITGILKNTDKMTADLSQATPEFRATMVEMRGTLAQATQTLKAFQGVAGKADDLLGGEGSSLADQLRKTLASAQKSMEQLDRTMQHAQPALDQVSQQTLPAAEAAIRDLRATSKALRSVTEKIDEQGAGALLKGQKLPDYKP, encoded by the coding sequence ATGGAAACACGGGCCAATCACGTATGGGTCGGAGCCGTCACGCTGGTGCTGCTGGCGGCTCTGGCAGTGTTCGTCATCTGGATCGCACGCCTTAATGAAGGCAGCCAGAACGAATACGACATCTTCTTCAAGCAGTCGGTAGATGGTCTCGCGAAGGGTTCGGAGGTCAGCTATGCCGGCGTGCCGGCGGGGCAGGTAACCCGGATCGAACTGTGGCCGCAGGACCCCAGCTTCGTGCGCGTGCGCGTCAAGGTGGACGAGAAGGTTCCGATCACGATCGGCACTACCGCCACCGTGCAGGGCAGCTTCACCGGCGTTTCCGACATCCAGCTGGCCGGCGCCGTCAAGGGCGCGCCGCTCATCACGGAGCCGGGACCGGAAGGCGTGCCGGTGATCCCGACCAAGCCTGGCGGCTTCGGCGAAATCCTGAGCAACGCACCGCTGCTTATGGAGCGGCTGGCTACGTTGACAGAAAACCTCAATCAGATGCTGTCCGAGGACAATCGCAAGTCGATAACGGGCATCCTCAAGAATACCGACAAGATGACCGCCGACCTCTCGCAGGCGACGCCGGAATTCCGCGCGACGATGGTGGAGATGCGCGGAACCCTCGCGCAGGCGACGCAGACGCTCAAGGCGTTCCAGGGCGTGGCCGGCAAGGCCGACGATCTGCTTGGCGGTGAGGGCAGTTCACTGGCCGACCAGCTGCGCAAGACCCTGGCTTCTGCGCAGAAGTCGATGGAGCAACTCGACAGAACGATGCAGCACGCACAGCCGGCGCTGGATCAGGTGTCGCAGCAGACGCTGCCCGCCGCCGAAGCCGCGATCCGTGATCTGCGTGCGACCAGCAAGGCGCTGCGCAGCGTCACCGAGAAGATCGACGAGCAGGGCGCAGGCGCGCTGCTCAAGGGGCAGAAGCTGCCCGACTACAAGCCGTGA
- a CDS encoding MlaE family lipid ABC transporter permease subunit, with protein MREWADFTLSENDQGGDHVLALKGPLRVHSLGNLDAKLAGLSGNFTRVDMSGVTDIDTTGAWLVTRYAGERGLEVTGESEQARRLFAAIGNMEEPATEPEPELSLIPRTLADLGDMVALWGNGLYKLIGFLGELIIAFGQVIRRPSRLRGTALIFHMQYVGINSLWIVGLMSFLIGIVIAQQGAVQLAQFGAEIYTINLTGRLSMRELGILMTSIMVAGRSGSAFAAQIGTMKLTEEVDAMRTIGVSPMEALVVPRVLASMLMMPLLGFYSSVLAIIGGATIANFALDIPFWTFLQRTQEVVPITDVWIGLIKAPVFALIVALAGCYQGMQVTTNAEEVGARTTQAVVTAIFTVIVLDAFFAIFFTKIGWA; from the coding sequence ATGCGGGAATGGGCTGACTTCACCCTGTCGGAAAACGACCAAGGCGGCGACCATGTCCTGGCGCTCAAGGGGCCGCTTCGCGTGCATTCCCTGGGCAATCTCGACGCTAAATTGGCCGGTCTCAGTGGGAACTTCACGCGGGTCGACATGTCCGGCGTCACCGATATCGACACCACCGGCGCCTGGCTCGTTACCCGTTATGCGGGCGAACGCGGCCTCGAAGTCACCGGTGAGAGCGAGCAGGCGCGCCGCCTTTTCGCCGCCATCGGCAACATGGAAGAACCGGCGACAGAGCCGGAACCCGAACTGTCGCTGATCCCCCGCACCCTTGCCGACCTGGGCGATATGGTGGCGTTGTGGGGCAATGGCCTTTACAAGCTGATCGGTTTCCTCGGCGAACTCATCATCGCGTTCGGGCAGGTCATCCGCCGGCCTTCGCGGCTGCGCGGCACCGCGTTGATCTTTCACATGCAGTATGTGGGCATCAACTCGCTGTGGATCGTAGGCCTGATGAGCTTCCTGATCGGCATCGTTATCGCCCAGCAGGGCGCGGTGCAGCTCGCGCAGTTCGGCGCCGAAATCTATACCATCAATCTGACCGGCCGCCTTTCGATGCGCGAACTGGGCATCTTGATGACCTCGATCATGGTCGCGGGCCGCTCCGGTTCCGCTTTCGCCGCGCAGATCGGCACCATGAAGCTGACCGAGGAAGTCGACGCCATGCGCACGATCGGCGTCTCGCCGATGGAAGCGCTGGTGGTGCCGCGCGTGCTGGCCTCGATGCTGATGATGCCGCTGCTGGGCTTCTATTCCTCGGTGCTGGCGATCATCGGCGGTGCCACGATCGCCAATTTCGCGCTCGACATCCCGTTCTGGACCTTCCTCCAGCGCACGCAGGAAGTGGTGCCTATCACAGACGTCTGGATTGGCCTGATCAAGGCTCCGGTCTTCGCGCTGATCGTGGCGCTGGCGGGCTGCTATCAGGGGATGCAGGTGACGACCAACGCCGAGGAGGTGGGCGCACGCACTACTCAGGCGGTGGTCACCGCGATCTTCACGGTCATCGTGCTCGACGCGTTTTTTGCCATCTTCTTCACCAAGATCGGCTGGGCATGA
- a CDS encoding ABC transporter ATP-binding protein has protein sequence MTDLSPATSDDFPIVVEGLRNTFGDHVIHEDLQLKVRRGEILGVVGGSGTGKSVLMRSIIGLQQPTAGEITVLGHKMGDSTEEDSIDLRSRWGVLFQGGALFSTLTVGENVEVPLKQFFPEITDELRSEIARFKVRLSGLPEEAAFKYPNELSGGMKKRAGLARALSLDPELLFLDEPTAGLDPIGAAAFDSLTRELKETLGLTVFLITHDLDTLYAICDRVAVLADKQVIAVGTIPELLALDHPWIQEYFNGPRGRAALAGKGDPAVTPEQDAAKAVEPSSASREVEPAVMDGADSIDIRKPGA, from the coding sequence ATGACCGACCTTTCCCCCGCAACCTCCGATGACTTCCCGATCGTGGTCGAAGGCCTGCGCAACACCTTCGGCGATCATGTGATCCACGAGGATTTGCAGCTTAAGGTCCGCCGCGGCGAGATCCTCGGCGTGGTCGGCGGCTCGGGCACCGGCAAGTCGGTGCTGATGCGCTCTATCATTGGGCTGCAGCAGCCGACCGCCGGCGAGATAACCGTTCTGGGCCACAAGATGGGCGATTCGACCGAGGAAGACTCGATCGACCTGCGCTCGCGCTGGGGCGTGTTGTTCCAGGGCGGCGCGCTGTTCTCCACGTTGACCGTGGGTGAGAACGTGGAGGTGCCGCTCAAGCAGTTCTTCCCGGAAATCACCGACGAACTGCGCAGCGAGATCGCCCGCTTCAAGGTCCGCCTTTCCGGCCTGCCCGAGGAAGCGGCGTTCAAATATCCTAACGAGCTTTCGGGCGGCATGAAGAAGCGCGCCGGCCTGGCCCGCGCCTTGTCGCTCGACCCTGAACTTTTGTTTCTTGACGAGCCGACCGCCGGCCTCGATCCGATCGGTGCTGCCGCATTCGACAGCCTGACCCGCGAACTCAAGGAGACGCTGGGACTGACCGTGTTTCTGATCACCCACGATCTGGACACGCTCTACGCCATCTGCGACCGGGTTGCGGTTCTGGCCGACAAGCAGGTTATCGCGGTGGGCACGATCCCGGAACTTCTGGCGCTCGACCATCCGTGGATTCAGGAATATTTCAACGGCCCGCGCGGCCGTGCGGCGCTGGCCGGAAAAGGCGACCCGGCGGTAACGCCGGAACAGGATGCGGCAAAGGCCGTTGAACCGTCTTCGGCCTCTCGCGAGGTGGAGCCGGCCGTTATGGACGGCGCCGACAGCATAGATATCAGAAAGCCGGGGGCATAG
- a CDS encoding ABC-type transport auxiliary lipoprotein family protein — MTRLHKIRVGSIYRAGFMAVAAALTLSGCVSLGTKPPDELLRLTAQETAPAGATSSGQLSEAIVVLDPEADRGLDVLRVPVIVDASSVAYLKDALWIEKPSRQFRSVLAETLRARTGQLVVEGGDFEVTGRTMIGGRLLQMGYDVQRSAVIVRFDAIRTDRGGAPIQSRRFEAVVSGVEAKAKPVGTALNQAANDVARQVADWVKG; from the coding sequence ATGACCCGCTTGCACAAGATCCGCGTAGGCAGCATCTATCGCGCCGGCTTCATGGCTGTCGCGGCTGCGCTCACCCTGTCGGGTTGCGTCAGCCTGGGCACCAAGCCGCCGGACGAACTGCTGCGCCTCACCGCGCAGGAAACCGCGCCAGCGGGCGCAACGTCCAGCGGTCAGCTGAGTGAAGCGATCGTCGTCCTCGATCCCGAGGCGGATCGCGGGCTGGACGTGCTGCGCGTGCCGGTTATCGTTGATGCCTCCAGCGTGGCCTATCTCAAGGACGCGCTGTGGATCGAAAAGCCTTCGCGCCAGTTCCGCTCCGTGCTGGCGGAAACGCTGCGTGCGCGCACCGGGCAGCTGGTGGTCGAGGGCGGCGATTTTGAGGTCACCGGAAGGACCATGATCGGCGGTCGCCTGCTGCAGATGGGCTACGATGTGCAACGTAGCGCCGTTATCGTGCGCTTCGACGCGATCCGCACCGATCGCGGCGGCGCGCCGATCCAGTCACGGCGGTTCGAGGCCGTGGTGAGCGGAGTGGAAGCCAAGGCCAAGCCCGTAGGCACCGCACTCAACCAGGCGGCGAATGACGTTGCACGGCAAGTTGCGGACTGGGTGAAGGGCTGA
- a CDS encoding ATP12 family chaperone protein: MKRFYKEASIEQADGGWRAVLDGRGIRTAGGRAQIVPTEALAAALAAEWAGQGETIEASTFRFRDLADFAIDAIASNHDAVIAELVPYAETDTLCYRADPDEALYKRQTEIWEPLLSAFEARLGVRFTRVSGIMHKPQPGATLARLRTELEACDDFQLAALKMLSSLSASLVIALEAIRPNADADVLWKAAELEADWQVELWGEDWEATELRVTRFAAFKLAMKLVELAR, from the coding sequence ATGAAGCGATTCTATAAGGAAGCCAGCATTGAGCAGGCCGACGGCGGCTGGCGCGCGGTTCTCGACGGACGCGGTATCCGCACTGCCGGGGGGCGAGCGCAGATCGTGCCGACCGAGGCATTGGCCGCAGCCCTCGCCGCCGAATGGGCCGGCCAGGGCGAAACGATCGAGGCCTCCACCTTCCGCTTCCGCGATCTTGCGGACTTCGCGATCGACGCCATCGCCAGCAACCACGACGCCGTGATCGCCGAACTGGTGCCCTACGCCGAGACCGATACGCTGTGCTACCGCGCCGATCCCGACGAAGCGCTGTACAAGCGCCAGACGGAAATCTGGGAACCGCTGCTGTCCGCCTTCGAGGCGCGCCTTGGCGTGCGCTTCACCCGCGTCTCAGGCATCATGCACAAGCCCCAGCCCGGCGCCACGCTGGCGCGTCTGCGGACTGAACTGGAAGCGTGCGACGACTTCCAACTGGCCGCGTTGAAGATGCTCTCCAGCCTCTCCGCGTCGCTGGTCATCGCACTGGAGGCGATTCGCCCCAATGCCGATGCCGACGTTTTGTGGAAGGCCGCCGAACTGGAAGCCGACTGGCAAGTCGAACTCTGGGGCGAGGACTGGGAAGCCACCGAACTGCGCGTCACGCGGTTCGCGGCCTTCAAGCTGGCGATGAAGCTGGTCGAACTGGCACGGTAA
- a CDS encoding valine--tRNA ligase, translating into MTEEISEAALDKTFDPARIEAKWYAHWEAGNLFRPERPDAAPFTIVNPPPNVTGSLHIGHALDNTLQDVVIRYERLRGKDALWVVGTDHAGIATQMVVERQMEAKQDKRTNYTREGFIEKVWEWKAESGGTITGQLRRLGCSMDWSREQFTMDPHFTRAVVRVFVDLHKQGLIYRDKRLVNWDPKLKTAISDLEVETREINGSFWHFKYPLSDGSGHIMVATTRPETMLADMAVAVNPADERYKPLLERGATVTLPITGREIPIVADEHADPELGSGAVKITPGHDFNDFEVGKRAGFKAADMLNMLDAEAKVQQTSDGLIPHEFIGVDRFDARKRVVEMLDDDGLLEKVEDRVIATPYGDRGGVVIEPWLTDQWYVDAATLAKPAIEAVRTGQIEIVPKTWEKTYFNWMENIQPWCVSRQLWWGHRIPAWFAEDGEIFVAETEEEAQALAGNKKLTRDEDVLDTWFSSALWPFATLGWPDNLENNPAQPEPVEGPAHGAEGASTSSARAGQGSTGTNIQSASLLAKHYPNDLLVSGFDILFFWNARMAMQGIHFMKEVPWKRLYLHGLVRASDGQKMSKSKGNVVDPLGLIDQYGADALRFFMTAMESQGRDVKMDEKRVEGYRNFATKLWNAARFCQSNGIAASTSVAAPAATSAVNRWIIGEVVETVAALDKAMADLRFDAAANAIYHFVWNQFCDWYIELIKGQFDDETKAVAGWVLDQILVMLHPFMPFVTEELWSKMGARENELIVAQWPAPEAKVDASAKVEVEWLIALVGNLRGAKSELGISPGARLTAYLAEPSETTRAVIDRNGKAIDRLARLDAIRFETAPAGPAMQVGAGDAMLAIPLDGVIDLAAEKARLEKAHATSIKERDSLGKRLDNPAFVEKAKPEAIEKARADHAAHAAEAERLAAALTRLG; encoded by the coding sequence ATGACCGAAGAGATTTCAGAAGCCGCACTCGACAAGACTTTCGATCCCGCCCGAATCGAGGCCAAGTGGTACGCCCACTGGGAAGCGGGGAACCTCTTCCGCCCCGAACGCCCCGATGCCGCGCCCTTCACCATCGTCAATCCGCCGCCAAACGTGACAGGTTCGCTGCACATCGGCCATGCGCTCGACAACACGTTGCAGGACGTGGTGATCCGTTACGAGCGTCTGCGCGGCAAGGACGCGCTGTGGGTGGTCGGCACCGACCACGCCGGCATCGCCACCCAGATGGTGGTCGAGCGCCAGATGGAAGCGAAGCAGGACAAGCGCACCAACTACACGCGCGAAGGCTTCATCGAGAAGGTCTGGGAGTGGAAGGCCGAAAGCGGCGGCACCATCACCGGCCAGCTGCGCCGTCTGGGCTGCTCGATGGACTGGAGCCGCGAGCAGTTCACCATGGACCCGCACTTCACGCGCGCCGTGGTCAGGGTCTTCGTCGACCTGCACAAGCAGGGCCTCATCTACCGCGACAAGCGGCTGGTGAACTGGGACCCCAAGCTGAAGACCGCGATCAGCGACCTTGAGGTCGAAACCCGCGAGATCAATGGCAGCTTCTGGCACTTCAAGTACCCGCTTTCGGACGGGTCGGGCCACATCATGGTCGCCACCACCCGCCCCGAGACGATGCTGGCCGACATGGCCGTGGCGGTGAACCCGGCGGACGAGCGCTACAAGCCGCTGCTGGAACGCGGCGCCACGGTAACGCTCCCGATCACGGGCCGCGAAATTCCCATCGTCGCCGACGAACACGCCGACCCGGAACTGGGTTCGGGCGCGGTGAAGATTACGCCGGGTCATGACTTCAACGACTTCGAAGTTGGCAAGCGCGCCGGCTTCAAGGCCGCCGACATGCTCAACATGCTCGACGCCGAAGCGAAAGTGCAGCAGACCTCGGACGGCCTGATCCCGCACGAGTTCATCGGCGTGGACCGCTTTGATGCCCGCAAGCGCGTGGTCGAGATGCTCGACGACGACGGCCTGCTCGAAAAGGTCGAGGACCGTGTGATCGCAACGCCTTATGGCGACCGCGGCGGCGTGGTGATCGAACCCTGGCTGACCGACCAGTGGTATGTCGATGCGGCGACGCTCGCCAAGCCGGCGATCGAGGCGGTGCGCACCGGGCAGATCGAGATCGTGCCCAAGACATGGGAAAAGACGTACTTCAACTGGATGGAGAACATCCAGCCCTGGTGCGTCAGCCGCCAGCTCTGGTGGGGTCACCGGATTCCGGCGTGGTTCGCCGAGGATGGCGAAATTTTCGTCGCCGAGACCGAGGAAGAAGCTCAGGCGCTTGCCGGCAACAAGAAGCTGACCCGCGACGAGGACGTGCTCGACACCTGGTTCTCCTCCGCCCTGTGGCCTTTCGCCACGCTCGGCTGGCCCGACAACCTCGAAAACAACCCCGCTCAGCCTGAGCCTGTCGAAGGCCCTGCGCATGGCGCCGAGGGTGCTTCGACAAGTTCAGCACGAGCGGGTCAGGGTAGCACGGGCACGAACATCCAATCCGCCTCGCTCCTCGCCAAGCACTACCCGAACGACCTGCTCGTCTCCGGTTTCGATATCCTGTTCTTCTGGAATGCGCGCATGGCGATGCAGGGCATTCATTTCATGAAGGAAGTGCCGTGGAAGCGGCTCTACCTGCATGGGCTGGTGCGCGCATCCGACGGGCAGAAGATGTCCAAGTCCAAGGGCAACGTGGTCGACCCGCTCGGCCTCATCGACCAGTACGGCGCCGACGCGCTGCGCTTCTTCATGACCGCCATGGAGAGCCAGGGCCGCGACGTGAAGATGGATGAGAAGCGCGTCGAGGGGTATCGCAACTTCGCCACCAAGTTGTGGAATGCCGCGCGTTTCTGCCAGTCGAACGGCATCGCCGCCAGCACATCGGTCGCCGCGCCCGCCGCCACCTCGGCCGTCAATCGCTGGATCATCGGCGAAGTCGTCGAGACCGTCGCCGCGCTCGACAAGGCCATGGCGGACCTGCGTTTCGATGCCGCTGCCAACGCGATCTACCACTTCGTCTGGAACCAGTTCTGCGACTGGTACATCGAACTCATCAAGGGTCAGTTCGATGACGAGACCAAGGCCGTCGCCGGCTGGGTGCTCGACCAAATCCTCGTCATGCTCCACCCCTTCATGCCCTTCGTCACCGAAGAGCTGTGGAGCAAGATGGGCGCGCGTGAGAACGAGCTGATCGTGGCGCAGTGGCCCGCACCGGAGGCCAAGGTAGATGCTTCCGCCAAGGTGGAAGTCGAGTGGCTGATCGCGCTGGTGGGCAACCTGCGCGGCGCCAAATCGGAACTGGGCATCTCGCCCGGTGCCCGCCTGACCGCCTACCTCGCAGAGCCGTCCGAGACGACCCGCGCAGTGATCGACCGCAACGGCAAGGCGATCGACCGCCTCGCCCGCCTCGACGCGATCCGCTTCGAGACGGCGCCGGCAGGGCCTGCCATGCAGGTCGGCGCAGGCGATGCGATGCTGGCGATCCCGCTGGACGGCGTGATCGATCTCGCCGCCGAAAAGGCGCGTCTGGAAAAGGCCCATGCCACCTCGATCAAGGAGCGCGATTCGCTCGGCAAACGGCTGGATAACCCGGCGTTCGTCGAAAAGGCCAAGCCCGAAGCGATCGAAAAGGCCCGCGCCGATCACGCCGCCCATGCAGCGGAAGCGGAACGCCTCGCGGCGGCACTGACAAGACTGGGGTAA